The Tautonia rosea genome includes a region encoding these proteins:
- a CDS encoding DUF1501 domain-containing protein, which produces MIRIEADGNRLRTARPSRREAIRVGALGLGGLTLPRLLRAQDEASAQCGKPGKARSVIILFLSGGPSHLDTFDLKPEAPEEIRGTFRPIETNVPGLMIADQLPRTARLADRFAIVRSVQHPQANHPAAAYWMMVGSPIARPVRDSGFMSRADRPHPGSALARVLGPTAGVPPFVLLPEAMQPNGPERSGQHAGFLGATFDPYRINSDPNLPDYDPGAVSPPPGMKADRFGGRRELLSIVERTAEHLTRASGISEFDAYSQAAFDLISSPEARSAFDIEAEPEKVRDRYGRHVFGQSVLLARRMVEAGVRLVHVNWVRHDGGKGGQGYDSHRNHLGWSETELMPPTDAAFSSLLEDLVERGLLDETLVILMGEFGRTPRFNANAGRDHWPHCFSVVLAGGGIRGGQVLGASDAIGAYPTTDPVSPGDLIATLYHCLGVDHETLIHDLQHRPYPMVEGTPLHALF; this is translated from the coding sequence ATGATCCGGATCGAAGCCGATGGCAATCGCCTCAGGACCGCTCGACCATCGCGACGCGAGGCGATCCGCGTTGGGGCCCTTGGCCTGGGGGGGTTGACGCTTCCGCGATTGCTCCGGGCTCAGGACGAGGCCAGCGCACAATGCGGGAAACCGGGCAAGGCACGCTCTGTGATCATCCTTTTTCTGTCAGGAGGACCGTCGCATCTTGACACGTTCGACCTGAAGCCCGAGGCTCCGGAGGAGATCCGGGGGACGTTTCGGCCGATCGAAACGAATGTGCCAGGCCTGATGATCGCGGATCAGTTGCCCCGAACGGCGAGGCTGGCCGATCGGTTCGCGATCGTGCGATCGGTCCAGCATCCGCAGGCCAATCACCCCGCGGCGGCCTACTGGATGATGGTTGGCAGCCCCATCGCACGGCCGGTGCGCGACTCGGGCTTCATGAGCCGAGCCGACCGGCCGCATCCCGGTTCGGCCCTGGCTCGGGTGCTCGGTCCCACGGCCGGAGTGCCCCCCTTCGTGCTTCTTCCCGAGGCGATGCAGCCGAACGGGCCGGAACGATCGGGGCAGCACGCGGGGTTCCTCGGGGCGACGTTCGATCCGTATCGAATCAACAGCGATCCGAACCTGCCTGATTACGACCCGGGCGCGGTGAGCCCGCCACCGGGGATGAAAGCGGATCGGTTCGGGGGGCGTCGGGAACTATTGAGTATCGTCGAGCGGACGGCCGAGCACCTGACCCGGGCCTCGGGCATCTCGGAATTCGATGCCTATTCTCAGGCGGCGTTCGATCTGATCTCGTCTCCTGAAGCCCGGAGCGCGTTCGACATCGAGGCGGAACCCGAGAAGGTGCGTGATCGCTATGGTCGACACGTCTTCGGCCAATCGGTCTTGCTGGCAAGGCGCATGGTGGAGGCCGGGGTACGCCTGGTGCATGTCAACTGGGTCCGGCACGACGGCGGGAAGGGAGGGCAAGGGTACGACAGTCACCGCAACCATCTTGGCTGGTCGGAAACCGAACTGATGCCACCGACCGACGCAGCCTTCAGCAGCTTGCTCGAAGATTTAGTTGAGCGCGGATTGCTCGACGAGACGCTCGTCATCCTGATGGGAGAGTTTGGCCGTACCCCCCGATTCAACGCGAACGCGGGCCGCGATCACTGGCCCCACTGCTTCAGTGTGGTGCTGGCGGGGGGAGGAATTCGAGGGGGGCAGGTGCTGGGGGCCTCGGATGCGATCGGGGCCTACCCGACAACAGATCCGGTCTCGCCGGGAGATCTGATCGCCACGCTCTATCACTGCCTCGGGGTTGATCATGAGACGTTGATTCATGACCTGCAGCATCGCCCTTACCCAATGGTCGAAGGGACACCCCTGCATGCGCTGTTCTGA
- the zigA gene encoding zinc metallochaperone GTPase ZigA — protein sequence MSQSPHRLPVTVLSGFLGAGKTTVLNHVLHNRDGLRVAVIVNDMSEINIDARLVRDGASLSRVEERLVEMTNGCICCTLREDLLIEVARLAREGRFDYLLIESTGISEPMPVAETFTFEDDQGQSLSEITRLDTMATVVDAGAFLPEIERSDDLLDRGLAIGDHDDRTIADLLLDQVEFSDVIILNKTDRVSETDLARVDALLRRLNPSASIVPTQFGRVPLDAILDTGRFDFHRAAEAPGWLAELRGEHTPETEEYGIRSFVYRSRRPFHPLRFHAWISSDHPGLLRAKGTFWLASRPSFVGLYSLAGGACRTEPAGVWLVDTPKSEWPDDPVECQAALDDWHPDFGDRRQELVFIGLDLDPDALYASLDACLLTDAERSLDPSSLSDPFASWDLDPPACDHDHGAFEHLSPPRPSS from the coding sequence ATGAGCCAATCCCCCCATCGCCTCCCTGTCACGGTCCTTTCAGGATTCCTCGGCGCGGGCAAGACGACGGTTCTGAACCACGTCTTGCACAACCGCGACGGGCTCCGGGTGGCCGTGATCGTCAACGACATGAGCGAGATCAACATCGACGCCCGCCTCGTCCGCGACGGCGCGAGCCTCAGCCGCGTCGAGGAGCGCCTCGTCGAGATGACCAACGGCTGCATCTGCTGCACCCTTCGCGAGGACCTGCTCATCGAGGTCGCCCGCCTTGCCCGCGAAGGCCGCTTCGACTACCTCCTGATCGAGTCCACGGGCATCTCCGAGCCGATGCCTGTCGCAGAAACGTTCACGTTCGAGGATGATCAGGGGCAATCCCTCTCCGAGATTACCCGACTCGACACCATGGCCACCGTCGTCGACGCCGGCGCCTTCCTCCCCGAAATCGAGCGCTCCGACGATCTCCTCGACCGCGGCCTCGCCATCGGCGATCACGACGACCGCACGATTGCCGACCTCCTGCTCGATCAGGTCGAATTCAGTGATGTGATCATCCTCAACAAGACCGACCGCGTGTCCGAGACCGATCTGGCCCGGGTCGATGCCCTCCTGCGACGCCTGAATCCCTCGGCCTCAATCGTCCCCACCCAGTTCGGCCGGGTCCCGCTCGACGCCATCCTCGACACCGGCCGGTTCGACTTCCATCGCGCCGCCGAGGCCCCCGGCTGGCTCGCCGAGCTGCGCGGCGAACACACGCCCGAGACCGAGGAATACGGCATCCGATCCTTCGTCTACCGCTCCCGACGCCCTTTCCATCCCTTGCGCTTTCATGCCTGGATTTCTTCCGATCATCCCGGTCTTCTCCGCGCCAAGGGGACCTTCTGGCTCGCCTCTCGCCCGTCGTTCGTCGGCCTGTACTCACTCGCTGGAGGTGCCTGCCGGACCGAGCCTGCCGGCGTCTGGCTCGTCGACACCCCCAAATCCGAATGGCCCGACGACCCCGTCGAATGCCAGGCTGCACTCGACGACTGGCACCCCGACTTCGGCGACCGCCGCCAGGAACTCGTCTTCATCGGCCTCGACCTCGACCCAGACGCCCTCTACGCCTCCCTTGACGCCTGCCTCCTCACCGACGCCGAGCGATCTCTCGACCCCTCCTCCCTGTCCGACCCCTTCGCTTCCTGGGATCTCGACCCTCCCGCCTGTGACCACGATCATGGCGCGTTCGAGCACCTGTCACCGCCTCGGCCGTCATCGTAA
- a CDS encoding sulfotransferase family protein, with product MNTPPDFIIIGAMKCATSTLHEQLALQPGFFMTALKEPNYFSDDDQYARGRDWYLSLFADARTGDLRGESSTHYTKLPTYPQTLDRLRDHCPDPKLIYVMRHPIDRLISQYVHEWSQLVIPNQMGIDEALDAHPELIAYSCYAMQLRPYFEAFGSDRILPVFFERIASSPQAELERICEFLGYPHDPSWHHDLHARNVSNQRMRKNALRDAIVEAPVLRQLRRALVPKAVRTWVRGLWTLKQKPRLSPRQLARLVDLFNDDLATLGSWLGVPLSCPTFKDTVKAGGLEWKAAPSPLPRSSIASAVVESPSGSDHSSQA from the coding sequence ATGAACACTCCGCCTGACTTTATCATCATCGGGGCCATGAAATGTGCGACCAGCACCCTTCATGAGCAACTCGCACTCCAGCCTGGCTTTTTCATGACTGCCCTGAAAGAGCCAAATTATTTCAGCGACGACGACCAGTACGCCCGGGGACGTGACTGGTACCTGAGCCTCTTCGCCGACGCCCGGACCGGAGACCTCCGAGGCGAGTCGAGTACTCACTACACCAAGCTTCCCACCTACCCCCAAACTCTCGATCGCCTGCGCGACCACTGCCCGGACCCAAAGCTCATCTACGTAATGCGCCATCCCATTGATCGGCTCATTTCCCAGTATGTTCATGAGTGGTCACAGCTTGTCATTCCCAACCAGATGGGAATTGACGAGGCCCTCGACGCCCACCCCGAGCTGATCGCCTACAGCTGCTATGCCATGCAGTTGCGACCCTATTTCGAAGCCTTCGGAAGTGATCGAATCCTGCCTGTTTTCTTCGAGCGAATCGCCTCCTCGCCGCAGGCGGAACTCGAACGCATCTGCGAATTCCTTGGCTATCCGCACGACCCGTCCTGGCACCACGACCTCCACGCGCGCAACGTTTCCAATCAACGAATGCGAAAAAATGCCTTGCGTGACGCGATTGTCGAGGCTCCGGTGCTCAGGCAGCTTCGTCGCGCGTTGGTGCCCAAAGCAGTTCGCACCTGGGTCCGGGGGCTCTGGACCCTGAAGCAGAAACCTCGGCTCTCTCCCCGCCAGCTTGCTCGGCTCGTCGATCTCTTCAATGACGACCTGGCAACACTCGGCTCCTGGCTCGGAGTCCCGCTGTCCTGTCCAACCTTCAAGGACACGGTGAAGGCCGGTGGCCTCGAATGGAAGGCCGCCCCCTCGCCGCTCCCCCGATCCTCGATCGCTTCAGCGGTTGTCGAGTCTCCGAGCGGTTCGGATCACTCGTCGCAGGCTTGA
- a CDS encoding oxygenase MpaB family protein, with protein MAKSPVLDEIQQLDPVRDCQRIVSLSNTYDFSFDVARSLEFALFRTYCVPSISGLLDRTGEFAARPQKRYDDTDLIVSILMEHGYESDRGKEALRAMNGMHRRFAIDNGDYLYVLSTFVFEPIRWNARFGWRGYVEQERLAMFHFWREVGKRMGIKDIPEDYPAFEQYNVAYEREHFRLAESNVRIGQATLDLFLSWYPKAIRPLVRPAMYAMMDEAILRAFDFPRPSKTMRRLVEGALRARAVGLRMMPPRRRPHFHSKRRSKSYPKGYHISDLGPPRPSTQTE; from the coding sequence ATGGCCAAATCTCCCGTACTTGATGAGATTCAGCAGCTCGATCCGGTCAGGGATTGTCAGCGGATCGTAAGTCTAAGCAACACGTATGATTTCTCGTTCGACGTGGCGCGGTCCCTGGAGTTTGCGCTGTTTCGGACGTATTGCGTGCCGAGCATCTCGGGATTGCTGGATCGGACGGGGGAGTTCGCGGCGAGGCCACAGAAGCGGTACGACGATACGGACCTCATCGTCAGCATCTTGATGGAACACGGGTACGAGAGCGATCGGGGCAAGGAGGCGTTACGGGCGATGAACGGGATGCATCGGAGATTCGCGATCGACAATGGCGATTATCTGTATGTGCTCTCGACGTTCGTGTTCGAGCCGATCCGGTGGAACGCGCGATTCGGGTGGCGGGGGTATGTGGAGCAGGAACGGCTGGCGATGTTCCACTTCTGGCGAGAGGTGGGCAAGCGGATGGGGATCAAGGATATTCCCGAGGATTATCCGGCATTCGAGCAGTACAACGTCGCGTATGAGCGGGAGCACTTCCGGCTGGCCGAATCGAACGTGAGGATCGGGCAAGCGACGCTCGACCTGTTCCTGAGCTGGTATCCGAAGGCGATCCGCCCCTTGGTGCGGCCGGCGATGTACGCGATGATGGACGAGGCGATTCTCAGGGCGTTCGATTTCCCACGCCCCTCGAAGACGATGAGGCGACTGGTGGAAGGGGCCTTGAGGGCTCGGGCGGTCGGATTACGGATGATGCCGCCGAGACGTCGGCCGCACTTTCACAGCAAGAGGCGCTCGAAAAGCTATCCGAAGGGATATCACATCAGCGACCTGGGACCGCCCAGGCCTTCCACGCAAACGGAATAG
- a CDS encoding glycosyltransferase family 2 protein: MRRIAIVILNYRTPLMLRDCLASLEDEVDPLQDRVVVVDNASGDDSVQQIQQAIDEHCWHDWVTLIASEVNGGFSAGNNLGIQAVHAQAYLLLNSDTIVRPGAIASLLAALDAHPEVGLIGPRLEWPDGRPQISCFRFPSPASELISAARTGPVTSLLRAFEVPIPVSDEPFEPQWISFACVLVRRAVIDQIGPMDEGYFMYFEDIDYCRRARQAGWGILSWPDAHVVHLRGGSSPVKEEMAARKRPRPYLYASRSRYFARFYGGVPGLFLANLLWYAGRLVSLSREYVGNKKPHTCEAEAIDLWTNWRSPLQQQPQRLSPSASQQPRRRSDSDPNTLSASESLADPGPLHHS, translated from the coding sequence GTGAGACGAATTGCGATTGTCATTCTGAATTATCGCACCCCGCTCATGCTGCGGGATTGCCTTGCTTCGCTTGAGGATGAGGTTGATCCGCTCCAGGACCGCGTGGTCGTCGTGGATAATGCGTCTGGTGACGACTCGGTCCAGCAAATTCAGCAGGCTATCGACGAGCATTGCTGGCACGACTGGGTCACGCTGATCGCCTCGGAAGTCAACGGTGGGTTCTCGGCCGGCAACAATCTGGGAATCCAGGCGGTCCATGCGCAGGCCTATCTCCTGCTCAACAGCGACACCATCGTTCGCCCCGGTGCGATTGCCAGTCTGCTCGCAGCGCTCGATGCTCATCCTGAGGTGGGGCTCATCGGGCCTCGTCTTGAATGGCCCGATGGTCGGCCTCAGATCAGTTGCTTCCGGTTTCCCTCCCCCGCCAGTGAACTGATTTCCGCTGCCCGCACTGGTCCGGTGACATCCCTCCTCCGTGCGTTCGAGGTGCCGATCCCCGTCTCGGACGAACCCTTCGAGCCGCAATGGATCAGCTTCGCCTGTGTTCTGGTGCGGCGGGCCGTCATCGATCAGATCGGCCCGATGGACGAGGGCTATTTCATGTACTTCGAGGACATCGATTACTGCCGGCGAGCCCGGCAGGCGGGCTGGGGCATCCTGTCCTGGCCGGATGCCCACGTGGTCCACCTCCGCGGGGGAAGCAGTCCGGTCAAGGAGGAGATGGCCGCCCGCAAACGTCCCCGGCCCTATCTCTATGCCTCGCGGTCACGCTATTTCGCCAGGTTCTACGGGGGAGTCCCGGGATTGTTCCTCGCCAATCTCCTCTGGTATGCTGGTCGGCTTGTCTCCCTCTCCCGAGAATACGTTGGCAACAAGAAACCCCACACGTGCGAGGCTGAGGCAATCGACCTCTGGACCAACTGGCGATCACCACTCCAGCAACAACCCCAACGCCTCAGCCCTTCTGCCAGCCAGCAGCCTCGCAGACGCTCCGATTCCGATCCCAATACCCTTTCCGCTTCCGAGTCGCTCGCCGACCCCGGCCCCCTTCACCATTCATGA
- a CDS encoding fumarylacetoacetate hydrolase family protein codes for MRLCRFALDDDVALTGYFMDDHVVPLDQAIEAFTEAMDLELLILDTDDLIGLLPPSGRSHRAAWELSKWVERLDEEALSELAVPLEEVRLLPPIERPGKILMLARNYPEHSVEVGDIAAERAETFPYVFLKPSTTVSGSGDPIVIPNISPDGIDWECELGVVIGQTCRGASEADALKYVAGYTVINDVSDRGFRPNPGRKKRERDAFFDWLHGKWHDGFCPIGPCIRSADSLPDPQQLSLKLWVDEEEMQNSSTAQMIFPVAAIIAFISSFVTLEPGDIIGTGTPGGTGKGRGRFLKPGEVVTAEIEGIGTLVNPVEAEE; via the coding sequence ATGCGACTTTGCCGTTTCGCACTCGACGATGACGTGGCGTTGACCGGCTATTTCATGGATGACCATGTGGTCCCGCTTGACCAGGCGATCGAGGCGTTTACCGAGGCGATGGATCTGGAGCTCTTGATCCTCGATACGGACGACCTGATCGGCCTCTTGCCGCCGAGCGGGCGGTCGCACCGGGCGGCCTGGGAGCTGTCCAAGTGGGTGGAGCGGCTCGATGAGGAGGCCCTGAGTGAGCTGGCGGTACCGCTGGAGGAGGTCAGGCTGCTGCCTCCGATCGAACGGCCGGGGAAGATCCTCATGCTGGCGAGGAACTATCCGGAGCATAGCGTCGAGGTGGGGGATATTGCCGCCGAGCGGGCCGAGACGTTCCCGTACGTGTTCCTCAAGCCAAGCACGACCGTGAGCGGGTCGGGCGACCCGATCGTGATTCCGAACATCTCACCCGACGGGATCGACTGGGAGTGCGAGCTAGGCGTGGTCATCGGCCAGACCTGCCGGGGGGCCTCTGAGGCTGACGCCTTGAAGTATGTCGCCGGTTACACGGTCATCAACGACGTGAGCGACCGAGGGTTCCGCCCCAATCCGGGGAGGAAGAAGCGCGAGCGCGACGCCTTCTTCGACTGGCTGCATGGCAAGTGGCACGATGGGTTCTGCCCGATCGGCCCCTGCATTCGGTCGGCCGACAGCCTGCCCGACCCGCAGCAGCTTTCCCTGAAGCTCTGGGTCGATGAGGAGGAGATGCAGAATAGCTCCACCGCGCAGATGATCTTCCCGGTCGCGGCGATCATCGCGTTCATCAGCTCGTTTGTGACGCTGGAGCCGGGGGACATCATCGGCACCGGCACCCCCGGCGGCACGGGCAAGGGGCGCGGGCGGTTCCTGAAGCCCGGCGAGGTCGTGACGGCGGAGATCGAGGGGATCGGAACGCTGGTCAACCCGGTCGAGGCCGAGGAGTAG
- a CDS encoding phytanoyl-CoA dioxygenase family protein codes for MATVTDLSKASRPVGDLFAEALHADPERFRLSDNQVQFYHENGYLPGVRILDDVQVEALREELAEWFTPDHPGRELWYEYHSNESADPDRVLFHALGAWRIKPGFHDLLWNPAFTVPASQLLGGAVRFWHDQLFCKPAKHGGVVAWHQDYSYWTRTVPMAHLTCWIGLDDSTIDNGCVHYVPGSHRWPLLPITGLAGDMEAIREVLDDEQWAMFQNPVAVELKAGEATFHHPLMVHGSFANRTARPRRATVINVFRDGVRSDTDDVLLDGVPPIPQGASMNGPFFPLLYDPAGR; via the coding sequence ATGGCCACCGTCACCGACCTTTCCAAGGCCTCTCGCCCCGTCGGCGACCTCTTTGCCGAGGCCCTGCACGCCGACCCCGAACGATTCCGGCTCTCGGACAATCAGGTCCAGTTCTACCACGAGAACGGCTACCTGCCCGGCGTTCGAATCCTCGACGATGTTCAGGTCGAGGCCCTTCGCGAGGAACTGGCCGAGTGGTTCACCCCCGACCATCCGGGGCGCGAGCTTTGGTACGAGTATCACTCGAACGAATCCGCCGATCCCGACCGCGTGCTCTTTCACGCCCTGGGTGCCTGGCGGATCAAGCCAGGGTTTCATGACCTCCTCTGGAATCCCGCCTTTACCGTTCCGGCCTCACAACTGCTCGGCGGCGCCGTCCGGTTCTGGCACGATCAACTGTTTTGCAAGCCCGCAAAGCACGGCGGCGTGGTGGCCTGGCACCAGGACTATTCCTACTGGACTCGAACCGTGCCGATGGCCCACCTGACTTGCTGGATCGGCCTCGACGACAGCACGATCGACAACGGCTGTGTTCACTATGTTCCCGGCAGCCACCGCTGGCCGCTCTTGCCCATCACCGGCCTCGCCGGAGACATGGAGGCCATCCGAGAGGTCCTCGACGACGAGCAATGGGCCATGTTCCAGAACCCCGTGGCCGTCGAGCTAAAGGCGGGCGAGGCCACGTTTCATCACCCGCTGATGGTCCACGGATCGTTTGCCAACCGCACCGCTCGCCCCCGCCGCGCCACTGTCATCAATGTCTTCCGTGACGGCGTTCGCTCCGACACCGACGATGTGCTCCTCGACGGTGTGCCACCGATTCCCCAGGGAGCCTCGATGAACGGCCCGTTCTTCCCCTTGCTCTACGACCCCGCCGGCCGGTGA
- a CDS encoding PDZ domain-containing protein yields MFYRTMISLPTLAVISGIVLASGSNEAQAQVPQQFVNQLKKQVAPFLVGGQPPVQQPPIQQPPIQQPPIQQPAPAYIQPAPAPTNGYSLGVYTQVVSLPPSFGAPGGGPAVAYVNPGQGGAPPQVGLMITSLMPGGAAQRAGLEVGDIIVSANGQPTPNVDWLRWMLNNSNGFVNLTVRNVRPPHAFVQVPVSLVGGGFPIGQPAAVSYGQ; encoded by the coding sequence ATGTTCTACCGAACGATGATCTCCCTGCCGACCCTCGCCGTGATCTCGGGCATCGTCCTCGCCAGTGGGTCGAACGAGGCTCAAGCTCAGGTCCCGCAACAGTTCGTCAACCAGCTCAAGAAGCAGGTCGCTCCGTTCCTCGTCGGCGGTCAGCCCCCCGTGCAACAGCCCCCGATCCAGCAGCCCCCGATCCAGCAGCCTCCGATCCAGCAACCGGCCCCCGCGTACATTCAGCCGGCCCCGGCGCCGACCAACGGCTACTCGCTGGGCGTTTACACGCAGGTCGTTTCGCTGCCTCCGTCGTTCGGCGCACCCGGCGGTGGACCGGCCGTCGCTTACGTGAATCCGGGGCAGGGGGGCGCTCCTCCGCAGGTCGGCCTGATGATCACCAGCCTGATGCCCGGTGGAGCGGCCCAGCGGGCCGGGCTGGAAGTCGGCGACATCATCGTCTCGGCCAATGGCCAGCCGACCCCGAACGTCGATTGGCTCCGATGGATGCTGAACAATTCCAATGGCTTCGTGAACCTGACCGTGCGAAACGTCCGACCGCCTCACGCGTTCGTCCAGGTGCCCGTCTCCCTCGTCGGAGGGGGATTCCCGATCGGCCAGCCCGCCGCAGTCTCCTATGGACAGTGA